TGTGAAGTTTTAATCGGTGAAACTGGAGGATTCATCGATTGAATCGGTGAGATGGAAGGAAAATAGGATTTTAATCGGTCAAAAAAGCTCGAACAGGCTTTCAATCGGTGAGATTGAAGGGAAAAGCCAAAAACGTTCGGTTAAAAGGAAGGCAATGGTGATGAGAAGGTGGATctgagaaagaaaatcaaatttaccGGTGGAAGGATGTAGATCTGAGGTTTGTGATTGAAACCCTAGCAGACGAAGACGGAATGGATGGTGATGCGCGAAGTCTCTGAAGTGTGAGAGAATTGGCGAGAAGATATGGCTGAAGAGAATAATGGTAGACGTACTTTGGCAGATTATTCTACAGTTGTTGGACCTCATCATTTTAACAGTATAGCAAGGCCGAGGGTTAATGCTGCAAACATGGAGATGAAGTCGACGTTGATACAATTGgtaaagagcaaccaattcaatggattgTCACACGGAAGTCCATTTGAACATCTGACTACGTTCAATGAAATCTGTAATACTGTGAAGATCATTGGCGTGCCAAATGAAGCAATAAggcttagtttgtttcctttctcattggaaggAAATGCTAAGTTATGGTTGAAATATTTTTCGGAAAGCAACTTTACTGACTAGGAAACTGTGGTGTCAAAGTTTCTGAACAAATACTTTCCACTGTCAAAAGTgaataaagataaacaagaaatttcttcttttaggcAGGGCGTGGAGGAGACATTATGTCAAGTGTGGGATAGATACAAAAGCTTGCTGAGAAAGACGCCAACACATGGCTTTGATGATGCTACAGTAGTCATTCTTTTCCTTGGAGGACTTGCCTCGCAGACCAAATTGTTgctggatgcctcagctggaggtaatATTAAATGCAAGATTCTAGAGGAAGCACATGAATTGATTGAGAATATGGCTATTGATGATAATGAGATGCATAGTGAAAGAGGAACTTCACCTCAACAGAAGGGAGTCCTACAATTACAATCTCAAGATGCTCTGCTAGCACAAAATAAGATCATAACTCAATAGTTGGAGAATTTGACAAAATAACTTTCTCAATTGCCAAAGGAGTTGCAAAATGTTtcacaagttcaacaaaaactttgtgaattatgtggtggtgatcatattaatggtcaatgtgctatgcCAGTTGAAGCCCAAGAAGAAGCCAACTATATGGGCAATCAATTTTTTCCaggtaatttcaaccaaggATGGAAACCTCGCCCAAGTATGGGTCAAGGTCAATCTGGACAAGGTGGGTAAGCCGGACAATTCAATAGACCACCGCAACAGTCACAATAGCAAGAAATATCTGCTTTATCCGATAGAACTACGAAGCTTGAGGAAACCCTCCAACAATTTATGTAGGTAATGATCTGCAACCATAAAAGCACTGAAGCTGCTATAAGGAATTTGGTGATACAAGTTGGCCAACTGGCTAAGAAGTTGGAGGACAAATGTGAAAAGCAGTTTGGGACTAATACTGAAATTAATCCTAAGGAAGAATGTAATGCTATTGTGAGCATAAGTGATGAGAGGATAGAAGAGAGAAAATctaagaatgaaaaagaagttgagttgagagaagagaaagaagagagaaaaagtaaagctaagagaaagagagagaaaagaaaggaagagaggaaaagaaaagaagaagaaaacggagagagaaaaatagagaaaattatTCTTTACCCTAAGAAGTGTTCAAGAGgtgaaaaagagaaacaattaGGGTGTTTTaaagaaatcttcaagaaattggataTAAAAAATCCTTTGCCTAAGAAGACGCTTCCTCCAAAAGTTAAAGATCTAGGAAGTTTTACTATTCCTTGCACCATTGGGAATGGTGATATAGGGAAAGCTCTAATTGATTTAGGGTcgagcattaatttgatgcccttaTCTGTGCTTGAGAAGATTGGTGGATTTGAAGTGGTTTTGATGTCAAACCTACAAATATGACTTTGCAAATGGCGGATAGATCCACTAAGAAACCCTATGGtgtggtggaagatgttgtgGTTCGAATAGACAAACTTAAATTCCTGGTGGACTCTGTGGTAATGAAGATGGGGGAAGATGTGAAGATCCCtattattcttggaaggccattgatgggtgtcgcaccccatgcaaaatttaatgagcataaaagaatgtaaTATAgtctaggaagtgactcctaggtcgtctctcaaggaccaaatgtggttcaagaattaggtctaacacgcagtgggggggtttgtgaaaggtttgtggatgcggatgaactaaatcaaaataCTGACGCAAatagataattaaacacagatctaaaaacggcttcaaagacagaatggaaatggttggtcattaacataattacaatgcttcctatcacagatcaacaaagtAAAActgactcaaacctctaatccaacacaattaatcaactaagtgcaggctaattatgttttcataaaagcagattaagcgaacgcaatacacctatttcatcctatgtgttctatacagattgatcaactaagcgaagatacaatcaccaattgggcaactaagcgtatacccattgcaagaacacaatcagatttcatagagtgtcaggcagagcagaataaacataaaaacagTCCAGGAATCTCAAAGAAACaatgcaattttattaatgaccaacccgactaacctaaactaacatgacagttaaattatcactaccaaaaatactagacaacattaaagtaaaaaaaaaaaaacattaaacccaatactagagaaAAAGAACCGAGCAACACCATCAAAATTACAccaagtaaagaaaataaatttcaagtCTAAACTACAATACCGaagtagaataaaattattaaatcaaaatgAGAATGACAATTCATCTTGTAACACGTGCATGtggaacaaaattaaaaggagGCNTGGCATGAATTCATTAAAATGAAAGCAATAAACATGAAGTAAAAGCAACGTGTATACTAATGGAATTAACCAAACTTGCATAATGATAgctattatcatttaaaaaaaacgcTAATCAAAGCAGTAACGTAAAATTCAATTCCAAACTTAAATGTATTCTACATatgtattaataatatatattcctTCTCGGTCCACactaatacaataataaaaagaaaaccctttttttatattctattctAGCACACCGTATGCCACCAGGAAAAACATTAAATGTGTCGTGACAATTTGAAGCATATGTGCAAATGAAAATGCAAACCGTATAGCTCCTTCTCCCAGACGGGAATCAACTGTGTGCACCTAAAATGAAGAAAACGGATGTGCTTCCCAAGAAAAACTTTCAaagcaaaagtaaaaataaaaatggaatgtGGCGACTCTCCTTCAGAGAAAATGTTGCAGCCTTTTTTATTCATCCATCATCAAAATGCCAAGCCATTgttcaaagaaaaagagagaaaaacgttgcagcagaatataaaatatgtgtGTGACGGCTGCCTTCTTCTTTGCTAAGGTCGTGAGGTCCCTAAAATGgagtggggtccacccaattgagaaaccctaggtgccatgtgtcctacaatctttgggcccctcataattttaatggtccaatgtgcaaaagtttgtccaaaaagtttaaacaattaaattacaatacaactaaaatttaaaatgtctaatttgagagtcttaaatttattttgtctccttcctaatgctccaaattgtatctccaaaattttccctgaaaataaaaatgcaaataattatctcaaaaaaatcaaattaattaaaattagaattttcggtcaaattaagcacaattagtagaaacgggaaaataccggacatttaagcacaattccctgattaattctagcacaataaactaagtgaaatcaataaaatatcgattcattAGCCATTCATGAAGACGACCAAGGTTATCATCAATTTAGATGATAGAACTATAGCActtaaagaccaagaagaggaggtgatGTTCAATGTTTTCAATGTTGAGCAGCAAATTGAAGTGAAGAAGATCAGTCCCAAACCTGGATATGAGGATGCACCAGTGACTAAACCTAAAGCTGCTAATTCGGTTAAGGAAGGTAAAAATTGTTTCTTGTCACaggtaaaggaagaagaaaaagacagCAAAAGAGAAAGTGTTCATCAAGACTCAATGGACGAACATGGAAAACTCAAACCTGGCATCTAGTGTGCATCATATGTGCTGATTAATGAATGTTTGTGGGGGTGTAGAGAGATTAATTGTTTTGATTGAGAGTTATTGATGTGTGAGTTGGgagaaaaatacattaaaattcgAAAATTTTGAGTTGAAGTTGAGGGCCCCTGGCTTAGGGACACCTAGGGAAAGTTTGAAAGATAGGAGAGAGTAGTCACGCACGACGCTCAGTGCCTTATTGAGGGGGCGATGAGCATGACTTTCTACAGAATTATTTTAAGTGAATTGGGCTCAGCATGAGTAAGGCCCATTGCACTCTTTTAACCCCATAGGGTTCGCCCAAACTTTTCACTTCTGTTTTCCCAATCTCCAGCTACACTAAACCCTCTTCTAAAGAGCTCTCTCACTTTCCTCCTTCATTCTCATACTAAAACATCATCCTTTGACCCATTTTGCTTCACTCCAATCACCAAGTTTGGTGTTTTTATGTACTAGGGCTACTAGGATTTGCACAAGTTTGTGATTTCCCCCAATTTTCTTGAGCATTTTTCACAGATCTCCACCTTCATACAACTAAGTACCAtgcattttatgattttttgcTCTTGAAAGTGTGATTCTTGATGAATATTGATTCCTATGCATGATACACTGAAATTACTACtatttgaatcgattaaaatgtattGTGGAAGATTGCAACAATGAGTGAAAATTTCAGATCTCCCAGGATCACAATAGAAAGCCTAAAGATGagagcttttccttttactcttgAAGGAGTGGCTCAAGATTGGTGGTATTATCTCTCTTCGCGGATTACAAATTGGCAAACCATTGAAAGACtatttcttgaaaagtattttcctgCATCTAGACTATCTGCCATCCGGAGAGAAATTCAAGATATAAGACAGAGAGATAGGGAGAATCTCAGTGaatattgggaaagattcaagaaactttgtgcTTCATGCCCTCAGCTCAAAATGGAAGACTTCATTCTAAGCTTTTATGAAGGCTTAAGTCCAACTGATAGGTCATGGGCAAATGCTGCAAGCGGAGGATCTTTCTTAGACAGGTCACCTGAAGATGGTATAGATCTAATAAAATGGAAGGCAATAGACAATCAACAGtatggaagaagagaaaattcaGTGACTTTGTTAAAAGGGGtgcatgaaattgaaaacggtgtagttgatggaaggaggataaatgaaaaattgaaagcaaACTAGACGGAATTGCAAGTTTGTTTAAAACCTCAACTCCACAAATTGCTAAGAAATgtggaatttgcatttcaaTTGATCACTACATTGATGAATGTCCTAGCTTGATGGAAACTACTGTGGAAAACTCTAACTTTAGCTGCACAAATAagtattagaacatccaagaataatttatgcaattaaaatcactttttaagcctctttaatttcaaaacccaacaattcaacCTCACAtagattcactttaaatcaaccatttaagcacaaatatctcatcaaaaatttgaattttaaagcataaatgtgggcataaatatgcactcatcaagtGTCTAAGGCCAGCTAGGGccacttttagggtttttctggTGGCGTTGAGGGCCCTTCTGAGGGGCGCTCAGCGCAATTCTGCAGTTGTGCAATTTTCTGGTTTTCTGGCTGGTTTGAGTTTTATGGTATTTTGATTTGATGCAGGTGATGCTAAGGGCCCCCTGTTTTGCCCTCAGCGCTGGCAGAAAGTGTGTTTCAGTGTTTTTGTCAAGATACTGATGCTTGACATGCTTGATGATATCTGTGTTTGTGTTGTATATTTTTGTGGTGCAGGAATGACATCTTCTTCAAGAAAAAGGATTAAGACTATTGCAAACAAGACAGATAAAGGCACAAAGAGGAAGGAGCATGTTTATTCAAACAAGTTCCTATCTTTCATGCATGAACGACACTTTCAAATAGTCAAGAATATGAGACTTTTGATGGAAAGGAAGGTGGGGTTGATACCCACCATGGCTCCATAGTTTGGGAGATAATTAGAGAGAACGCAATGGAAGAATTTGGCCTTTTATCTAGCACCAACAAACATACTGTGGTCAAAGAATTTTACACAAATGCAAGGTCATTTGGTGATTGTCATAGGGAGTTGTACACTAGCTACGTGAGGGGGAAGACCATACTCTATGATGCTGCCACAATTAACAGATTCCTAGGCACTTAATGGACTGGAGAATAGTGCAAGTTTGCTTTGGCCACAAATGAAGGTATTGATTATGATGATGTAGAAAGGGTGCTTTGTGTTCCAGGAGACCACTTCCAGAGGAATAGGCAGGAGTCGCCTATTCATATTAAAAGATCATATTTAACGGCTCTGGCCAAGTATTGGATGActttcactcatgccaacatccagtcTTGCTCCCATGTTTCTAACATCACCACAAACAGAGCCATATTCCTCTATTGTGTCTTCAGAGGATTAAATGGGCAAGTTATAGCTGATGAAATAAGATCTTGTGCGCATGTTGTGAGTGATAAATCACCTTTAGGACACCCTTCTCTGACCACTCATCTATGTGAGATAATAGGATTTAAAACCTCTACATCGCCGATGCAATGACCGAGAAAGGAGATTGATGCCTCTTACTATACGTAATATTATATGCTGGATGAGGCGGGTCAACTAGTGCCACCACCACAACCTCCTAGGGCGCACAGGAGGGCACCACCACCAGCTTAAGTTCAGCCTCATGATGTTGAACCTTTCTAGATGAGGGATATGCACATGTCCCTAATGGAGTCCAAGATGCAAGCACTTTATAGAGGGCAGATGGCCACTACTGAGATGATCATGGAGTTATATGATATGTCTCCTGGACGACATTGCATGACGATGAAGGAGTTTAGTACTCGCATGGGGTGGCCTGTTGATCAGACACAGGTTGGTGGGGAAGTTGAAGCATCTGGAGCTACAACTATGgaggaggatgaggatgataatgatgatgaagatgaggaggaagaagaagaggaagaagaagatgacgaGGAGGAGGATGACTATGATGATAGTAGGGGATGAGGAGctatgatagcatctactgatggatgctatgacTACTAGAgcaagatttttattttctttatttttatgcaGTGTGAGTTGGTTATGAGTTGAGTTtcggaataatcaattatctggcatgataatcgattataccttCATGTGTGTGATGAATTCTGGTGATTTGTTGAGTAGGAACactaagataatcgattatcacagtgTATTTTATGTACATGTGTGTGTTttaggaataatcgattattacttatgataatcgattatcccagaGTATTTTTACTAGAAACAATGTGTTTTGATGAAAAATGAACATGGAACAAGCTTGAGGAGCTGTGGAACGTGATTATAATAAGAGAATGAGATTAATGCTTATGTTTAGGGTCCAATTTGACTTGTGATTGAGATTAGAGCATGAGTACGTGTTGGGGTGTACCTGAGTATGTGATTGATGAGCATGAGAGTGGAGGATAAGTCTAGTTGTTGTACATAGTAAATCCTGGTGCTATCTGCAGATATATTCTCCCTTTTTCCTTGTGTGCACTGAAAGGGTTGTTCGGGTATTGAGCCTTCCTTGTGTGGGGATGAAGGTGTTTTCCTTCTCCTTGTGTGGCAGGATTACATGTTCATTAGTTGGATTGCAAGACTACTCGAACGTATTTGTATGGGAATCTACAGATTAAGTTGTCAGGGCTATAATCGGTGAGGTAGGGTACAATAGTGTGATTGATTATTTCCACTATGGTGTTTATGGTTTGGTGATGCTCATGGTGTTATTCGTGACTAGGATAGTCATGATGATGTTATATCTATTATGATGACCATGGTATTTATGATGCTATAACTAATGTTATGTCGATAGCAGTGTTACTATATTGGTTATAATAAGTAGTTAGTATAGGTATTATTGAGAGGATAGACATGTGTGAGATGTTAGTGATGACATTAAGGATCGAGGATTGAAGATCAAGGATCCAGAATTGAGTAACTCATTATGATTAAGTTGTTATGTTGGAGGATTATGTTATCAGTAGCTTACCTCATACGTTTTTATGTTTGTATGTTGTGAATGACATTAACgacgatgatcgtataatgtgttataTGTGAGCAGATGATGTTACAGATGGTATTGAGGCATGATAGATTCAAGAGATGACTGCGGACATACTTgggatttttatttaaagtcattgtgtttgaattttaagACAATGTATTtggagttattttattttcttcgttatttcatttgaaaaatgTCATGGAACTATTatgctttaaaaaaaattatgtcgtttaaatgttaaatttttgtttttaaaatatgtttccaCGCTatgataaagttttgaaatttattgttttcaataACACATGACACCTTGGAATTTGGAGCgttacattttctattttttgttttcatgtttaACCATACTGCCTATTGCATACCCTTTTGTTAACcactctgttttttttttctcccaatTTAAGACCTGTACCGTATGGGCCGGGCGACCCTACACTATCTCACACCAGCCAAACCGTACGACTCTGGAGAAGAAAGCTGAAGCAGCGAGGAAATGGCCAAACCAGTAGGCGGGACCGAACGACTGTCATCAGGGACATCCAACCTCATTCAATAAACAAGTCTTCCTTATAAGGATTAAGGTAAATGGTAATTAGGAATATTGGACTGAGATTGGACCAGAATTAAAATCACACTAATCTTAGGCTCAtatcaaaaactataaatacaagtcaaaggtaAGAAGTAGGTGATCACATTTACTGTGCATTTAATACCCTTGCATTGAACTTTCGTACGGATGATTTGCTGACTTTAGCATCGAATAACCTTTGACAGGTACACCTCCGAACGGTGGAGCAGACACGAAGACTAGACTGGACAGCTACCAAACAACCAGAAAGAAAAAACTGTGTAGATGTTAGAAGTGACTCAATCTCATACCCAAAACAAGACCAATTTATGTTTGTCTAGCTTTTAATAACACTTCTCTGTACTCATTTACGCTGTGGGtgggtaaaaaaaaaactttaaccCTATGAGCCCCACCCGttcaattcataaataaaataaaaaacatgctTAACTCCATGTGCCCTGCTCTGATCAAACTCATAAATAAAACACATGGAATATAGCTCTATCAATATCAAACTTGAACACAGGGCCTTTAACTAAGAATCTCATACTTCTACCACtaaattacaagtttttcattGATATCTATACACAAATATTCAGATATAAACTATACAAAACCCACtgtatacaaaataaaacaataaataaatttatccatcaataattttatcacaaattcacatcaaactaatttattttattttatcatatacttaatttattattttatttcagtttttacACTTTTACAAGTAAATATTTTCTCTCAATAtcaaaaaattctttttatacaaaaaaaataatcaaatcactGTTAAAATCGTTACTTATCCAAAATTCCATACTCAATATCAAGATTAAgaaagtaaagataaaaaataaaaatagtatagattaaaaggaaatatttataagagaataacattttataggaaaatggaaaaaaaaaaatctttacaaGATCATAAACATCACATGATAGATGTTggaattaataattgaagatGTTTGGAGAATGTCCCATTCAAATAATTGAGAAAAGGTGTAAGAATTAGTTATTGacatcattataattataaataggtAGGATTGTTAGGATAGTTAGAAAGTACTTCGACTAAGCTACACTAATACTAAACCGACAATAATTACataacaaaattgaattatatatcgTGTTgaattgttatattaatttcatttttaaatattgaattaattttagataaatgattacattaaattcaatataacttagataatgaaaaatatttttgaaaataatatatgtataagtaataataataataataataataataaatatgtaattaaaaccGTGCCGTGCtacaattttctttaattcatttaaaccagtaaacaaattaatataattttcttaaataaattttaaagtttaatttaacaaataataagttttcctcacttataaataagGTAGCTGAAGGAGTCATCTCCACAGCCAAATCTCATCATCTCTACTTTTTAACcttagaaaagagaagaaaaatgagcaTTTCAAATTCTCAAAAGGGTCATGTGGTCTGCGTGCCGTTCCCAGCACAGGGCCACGTGATCCCTTTCATGCAACTAAGCAAACTTCTTCTTTGCTCTGGTTTTCACATAACCTTTGTGAACACCGAGTTCAATCACAAGCGTTTGGTAAAGTCTCTAGGAGAAGAATTTGTTAAGGGACAACCTGGTTTTCGATTTGAGACAATACCAGATGGCTTGTCCCCATCTGACAAAGATGCAACACAAAGCATCGCAGCACTGTGTGATTCAACTGCTAAACATTGTTTTGAGCCTCTGAAAGAACTTGTGAAGAAGCTCAATACTTCACATGAAGTGCCCTTTGTTACCTCTATAATGTATGATGGGCTAATGGGGTTTGCTGGGAAGGTGGCAAAGGAACTCAACATCGCTGAGCAACAGTTTTGGACAGCCTCAGCTTGTGGCTTGATTGGATACTTGCAATTTGATGAGGTTGTCAAGAGAGGCATTATTCCCTTCCAAGGTCAttgtttctctctttcttttcctattttgaCTAACAAGCAAACTAATCCTTCCATCACTGTAAAGTGGTGTATCTTACCCtagatttaaaatatacatgACAAGATATGAA
Above is a genomic segment from Vigna radiata var. radiata cultivar VC1973A chromosome 10, Vradiata_ver6, whole genome shotgun sequence containing:
- the LOC106774708 gene encoding uncharacterized protein LOC106774708 — protein: MAEENNGRRTLADYSTVVGPHHFNSIARPRVNAANMEMKSTLIQLVKSNQFNGLSHGSPFEHLTTFNEICNTVKIIGVPNEAIRLSLFPFSLEGNAKLWQGVEETLCQVWDRYKSLLRKTPTHGFDDATVVILFLGGLASQTKLLLDASAGGNIKCKILEEAHELIENMAIDDNEMHSERGTSPQQKGVLQLQSQDALLAQNKIITQ